Genomic segment of Salvelinus alpinus chromosome 23, SLU_Salpinus.1, whole genome shotgun sequence:
GCCGTGTCGAACACGTGGTTGACGGTGGTGTCTGGGGCGGTGTAGCTGGCCACCGTGTAGAGCCGACCGCAGATCATGAAGGAGTTAGCCACTGTGTTCTTCCTGATGTTGGTCTCCCAGCTCCTCTTCACCTCCAGGCTCTCAGAGTCCAGCTGGGACACCACGATGGCTCCCTTGGCCTTGCTGGTGCTGTAGATGGCCCACAGGCCCTGCTCGTCCACCGCCAGGTCAATGTCTGTGTAGCCGCCCCAGGAGTAGGGGTGCTGGCCGTGGAAGCCAGCGTGGGGGAGGTCCAGGCGTGCCGCCAGGCTCTCGTAGGCAAGGTCGTAGCGGAGCAGGGTGCGGCTGCGTCGGCGCTGGTAGTAGAGGGAGCCGCGGTACAGGGTGGCCCCTGTGCTCTCCACGGGCTCTGGCAGCACCATAACCTTCATGGGGAAGCCCTTGGCAAACTGCTCCATGTCCTCATAGGCGAAAAGCTGGCGCACGTCCGTGCCCACTGTGTCGATGCGCCACACCGTCTTGTTTCCGTATGGAGAGGCCATGGGCTCAGGGTCCTGCAGCCACACCCCGTACTTCCCTGTGATGCTGTCAGCCTTTCGGTGCAGGACGGGCTCTCCCACAGACACCAGCTCACCACAGCCTGGACACAGATAGAGGGTAGTTACATTAAATTCAATCTTTGTCTCCACAAGGGAATTATGTCAAGTAAATTGGAATATGTGCTTTgtgaaatatacagtacatttttcTCAAATTTCATTATCACGATCACTACCTTTATGGTCATCTCTCATTTATTTTAGTTTTTAGAGGTGACGTGCATATacattatacactgaacaaaaatataagcacaACATGTAAACTGTTagtcccatgtttaatgagctgaaataaacgatcccagaaattttccatactcacaaaagcttatttctctcaaattttgtgcacatatttgtttacatccctgttagtgagcatttatcatttgctaagataatccatccacctgacaggtgtggcatatcaagaagctggttaaacctcatgatcattaaacaggtgcaccttttgctggggacaataaaagaccactccaaaatgtgcagttttgtcacacaatacaatgccacagatgtctcaagttttgagggagcgtgcagttttagagaatttagcagtatgtccgaccggcctcacaaccgtagaaaacgtgtatggtgttgtgtgggcgggCGAGTGGTTtgttgatgtcaacattgtgaacagagtgttccatggtggcagtggggttatggtatgggtaggctatggacaatgaacacaattgcattttatcgatggctatttgaatgcacagaaataccgtgatgagatcctgaggcccattgtgaggcccaatTTGTTGAAGatactgtatctgtgaccaacagatgcatatctgtattcccagtcatctgaaatccatagattagggcctaatacatttatttaaatagactgatttcctcatatgaactgtaacagtaaaatctttgatattgttgcatgttgcatttatatttttgttcagtgtagttggtGTGTAGTGACTTTAAGAAGCCACCAGGGGGAGGTAGATACAAGTTAGAGCAGTAGTTTTCAAACTTTTTCAACAGGACCCCATTGTTTTGCCAGAATTTCTGTCGACCCCACCCCAAATCCAACCTTAAAATCTGTACATTTtgatttttacatcaacaaataacaTTCAATTCATTACATTTTCCATATCTCTTTTCACAAtgaaaagaaaccaataaataTATTTACTCAATAAAAAATGTCTTTCTCAATTTTTTTGgtatattgtcccatacaataatctgtactcTAAATGTTTTGTtcccaaaaacaaaaacaatcccAAAAAACGACCTGTGTGGTTCTGCCCAGCGTCTTGAATGAGACGTGATGCTGGGACCTCAGTCACCTCTGCCTTCATCTCCTGATAGAGAGAgtctgagaggaagagagagagagaaataacattTTATTCAATGGTTTATTTGGTGGCTGAAGTCATAAATAACTCAAAACATACAGCATCAATAATCCTGAACACATTCAAAGATGACACACTGACAACATGAAGGCATCTTGATATGTGCTCCAGTCATTTGACATGCAGCGCAGCCCCCTATTTAAGTTATTACATTCCCCAAAGGATCACAGACACTTAAACCAACATGCAACACGCACAAGTGACAGAGTTGTAAAAGGAGCATCCGTGTGGTAAATACCATTCCGCTAACGCAACCAAGCAGTGCATTCTGAAACCTGACCTGTACTCCACTCAGTTTACATTATAACACTTTGATTTTGACCAGATCAGATAAACAAACACTCACCATCCACAGTTCCTAACTCACATACACtcctagaaaaaaaggtgctatctagaaacttaaagggttcttcagctgtccccatatgataaccttttgaagaacactttttggttccatgtagaatgcTTTCTACAGATGGTTCTAtcaggaaccaaaaagggctcctatggggacagctgaggaACCCTTTAGGAACTCTTTTCTCTAAAAGTATATATAATAATTCATTTTCACACAGTTCAGGGGTGGGTTATAAGTGATGATGTGAGACAGTAGAGACTCACCGCTGGCTGGTCTCTGGTTGAGCTTGTGAAGTGGGAGTCCTGCTCCAGTGGCTTGGTGCTTGTGGCAGGGTCTCTGTCGCAGTGTCTCAGCCTCCGCACTCAGTTCGTCCACCCTCCTCTGGAGCCCCTGCACCTGCCTGTTCAGCTGCTCCTTGTCCCCCTGCAGCTGGCTCTTATCTCTCATGGCCTGGGAGTATGCTTCCTGGATGGTCTTGTCTCCCCCAGCCCCCGGACCCTCTCCCCCTGCTCCCTTGCCCCCCAGCAGCCTGCTGACCAGGGCCTCCAGCAGGGTGAGACGAGATTTCACCCCCTCCATATCTGGTCCTCCGCTGGCCCCGGGGCAGCTCGCCTCGGCAGGGTTGTCCACGGTGAAGGTGTACTGACAGCGCCCGGTGTGGTCATTGGAGCGTCTCAGGGAGGCTCTGTCCTGGCTCTGGGAGCTCAGAACCAGGCAGGACAGACACAAGGCAACCTGGAGCCACATTCTGGAGGACAGGTGGATGGATCACCTGGGTCTCAGACTGGATCACTCTCTTGGTCCTTCAGGAgttgttctctttctttctttctgatgGATCAGAGGACCTGTGATGGAACCTTTCAGCCGAGATCAGGTTTATATCCTGTTGAATTCTTTGCGTGGTCTCTTTATTTCTGACTTTGCGTAGTAATGATATTTTTTTCTTCCTTTCCTTCTTTTGGTTTTGTTATTGTtctgtctcttctccctctccctggtctTTTGGTTGTGTTATTGTtctgtctcttctccctctccctggtctTTTGGTTGTGTTATTGTtctgtctcttctccctctccctggtctTTTGGttgtgttattgttattgttctgtctcttctccctctccctggtctTTTGGTTGTGTTATTGTtctgtctcttctccctctccctggtctTTTGGTTGTGTTATTGTtctgtctcttctccctctccctggtctTTTGGTTGTGTTATTGTtctgtctcttctccctctccctggtctTTTGGTTGTGTTATTGTtctgtctcttctccctctccctggtctTTTGTCACTGTCTGTTGTTCTCTGAGTTAGAACACGCTGCAAGTGGGATATTTATACAGTCAACTAGCATAGTGTGGGAGGGGACAAGGATCATGGCTGCACATCTGAGATGGGgcatgggggggaggggggggggggggggtagtagctAGGCGGTGTGACACCATGTGTTCTGAGATAGAGTTAATTTAACACCGTTTTTTTCTGTCTATGTTTTattgtgtctgtctgtaatagTTGTTTGtctgcagtatactgtatgtctgcaGTTATTTATCAAAACATAGGTTGTATTTGTCTATACTGAAcatctttgtgtctgtctgtctgatccaCTTTATCATAGTAACGATGGCTACTCAGTGTTTACTTCCTTTATAGCCGATAGTTATATAATGAAATCACCATATGATTAAACTCTCCCCAGGCACAATGTCCAATATCTCTTGGATTTATCACCAGTTAGGTAGCGTCCTATGCACCTGCATTTTAGGTGTGAAGTACAGGTAAGCTCTGGGCTAAGGTTCAGCGAATGTACTATTGCATCCTGTCTGCTTGTCTTAGTCTAAACAGGTCTGGGATGTCCAGCTGCCGTCCACCCCTTGCCCCCCACAACAGGCCAACCCAGTTTAGCCTGGTCCCAAATCTAAGGGAAAACCAGTTCACCTGTACACCTGAGGGCAGTCGGGCACTCTGCTCTGCCAGGGCAGGATGTCTGGAGGGTGGTTAGGATTAGGAATGTGGTGAGCACAGACGGTCCATCCTTCCTCCCTAACCCATAGTTTTCTTTATCTGGCTGCTTCACTCTGCCATCATAAATCTAGCTAAAGGATGGGGATGATTAGGGAATATTTGACTGGACATCATCCCACTCTTGTGTAACAGAAAGCTTTCATTACAACGTGATTCATTAAGGAACGTTGGGACAGGGTTTTAGTCACCTCCTCTTTCTTTCCCCTCACATGCAGGAGTCCCCACCTCccacttctcttctctctctgcctccttctcctcccaccGCTCTCCCCCTGGCTAGCCAccttcttctcccccctccttctgGCTAGCCACCGTCTCCTTTCTCCCTTTCCCCctgtcctcccacctctctcccccgcCCCCCTGGCAAGCCACCTTCTTCTCCCGCCtcctgttccccgggcgccgaaaaCGTGAGATGTTGattgtggcagccccacgcacctctctgattcagaggggttgggttaaatgcggaagacacatttcagttgatggcattcagttgtaaaactgactaggtatcccccttttcctTTCCTTCTGGCTAGCCAACATCTCTTTTCTCGCTCAACTTCTGGCTAGCCACCCTCTCTACTCTTCCCTCTCCCTGGCCTGCTACCAGCTTGAGATCTGGCAGTTGGTCTGTCTGTCAGTTGGTTTTGGGGGCCAGTTTTGTGaagtgccaacacacacacacacacacacatgtttatgaCTGAGGGAGGGGACAGGGGAGCAGTTTGGAACCACATGGCtcagactgtcacgccctgaccgtagagatcctttttatgtctctattttggttggtcagggcgtgagtttgggtgggcattctatgtctggtgttctatgttgtccttgttttgtatttctatgtgtttggcctgtaatggttcccaatcagaggcagctgtctatcgttgtctctgattgagaatcatacttaggtagcctgttcccacctgtgtttgtgggtggttattttctgtttagtgtttttcgtcaccttacaggactgttcgtttgtcgtttttgttgttttgttcagtgttcagttgttttattaaaataatgaacacttaccacgctgcaccttggtcctcctctccttctcccgacgacgaacgttacagaaccacccaccaccaaaggaccaagcagcgtgggaaaatggactcctggacatgggaggaaattttggacggcaagggaccctgggcacagccgggggagtatcaccgtccgaaagaggagctggaggcagctagagcggtgCGGCGACACTACGGGGAATTGGCGCGAGGTAActggcacgagaggcagccccagaatttttttggggggtggcacacggggagattggcggactcaggtaggagacctgagccaactccccatgcttaccgtggcgagagagtgactgggcaggcaccgtgttatgcggtgaagcgcacggtgtccccagtgcgcacgcatagcccggtgcgctacatcgcagctcctcgcatcggccgggctagagtgggcatcgagccatgagggatgatgccggctcagcgcatctggtctccagtgcgtctcctcggcccggggtatactgcaccagccctacgcacggtatccccggttcgccagcacagcccagtgcggcctgttccaactccccgcacttgcctgGCTACAGGGGGGACCCAGCCAGGAagagttgtgctagctctgcgctcgagaccgccagtacgcctccacggtccagtgcatccggtgcctcggccaaggacaaggcctcctgcatgtctccccagcctggtgagttctgtgcatgtgctaagccctaaccctcctgcatgtctccccagcctggtgagtcctgtgccttctcccagagccaggcctcctgtgggtctctccattccagtgatgatccatggcacgaagcctccagtgatgatccatggcaagaagcctccagtgatgatccatggcaagaagcctccagtgatgatccatggcacgaagcctccagtgatgatccatggcacgaagcctccagtgaggatgcatggcacgaagcctccagtgaggatgcatggcacgaaacctccagtgaggagttatgccacgaggcctccaacgaaggacgctagtccggagcctccagcgtcgccctctagtccggagcctccagcgacgccctctaatccggagcctccagcgacgccctctaatccggagcctccagcgacgccctctagtccggagcctccagcgacgccctctagtccggagcctccagcgacgccctctagtccggagcctccagcgacgccctctagtccggagcctccagcgtcgccctctagtccggagcctccatcgacgccctctagtccggagcctccagcgacgccctctagtccggagcctccagcgacgggcttcagtcaggagcagccggagtctcccagccggagtctccctcctgtccggagcagccggagtcgccctcctgtccggggcccgctgtgagggtccccggtccggggtcggcggaaagggtccccgctccagaggcgccacctaagtgggccaagactaaggtggagcggggtccacgtcccgcaccagagccgccaccgcggtgaaatgcccacccagaccctcccctataggttcaggttttgcggccggagtccgcacctttgggggggggtactgtcacgccctgaccgtagagatcctttttatgtctctattttggttggtcagggcgtgagtttgggtgggcattctatgtctggtgttctatgttgtccttgttttgtatttctatgtgtttggcctgtaatggttcccaatcagaggcagctgtctatcgttgtctctgattgagaatcatacttaggtagcctgttcccacctgtgtttgtgggtggttattttctgtttagtgtttttcgtcaccttacaggactgttcgtttgtcgtttttgttgttttgttctgtgttcagttgttttattaatataatgaacacttaccacgcagCACCTTGGtcctccactccttctcccgacgacgaacgttacacagACACGATAGTCgct
This window contains:
- the LOC139550518 gene encoding myocilin-like translates to MWLQVALCLSCLVLSSQSQDRASLRRSNDHTGRCQYTFTVDNPAEASCPGASGGPDMEGVKSRLTLLEALVSRLLGGKGAGGEGPGAGGDKTIQEAYSQAMRDKSQLQGDKEQLNRQVQGLQRRVDELSAEAETLRQRPCHKHQATGAGLPLHKLNQRPASDSLYQEMKAEVTEVPASRLIQDAGQNHTGCGELVSVGEPVLHRKADSITGKYGVWLQDPEPMASPYGNKTVWRIDTVGTDVRQLFAYEDMEQFAKGFPMKVMVLPEPVESTGATLYRGSLYYQRRRSRTLLRYDLAYESLAARLDLPHAGFHGQHPYSWGGYTDIDLAVDEQGLWAIYSTSKAKGAIVVSQLDSESLEVKRSWETNIRKNTVANSFMICGRLYTVASYTAPDTTVNHVFDTATGQGRGMAVPFKNHYRYNSMVDYNHAQRKLYAWDNFHMITYNVSLGRPSRSSQ